In a single window of the Larimichthys crocea isolate SSNF chromosome XVII, L_crocea_2.0, whole genome shotgun sequence genome:
- the LOC104919108 gene encoding vacuolar protein sorting-associated protein 4B, translating into MAGGNLQKAIDLASKAAAEDKAKNYEEALRCYQCAVQYFLHVVKYETQGERAAQSIRAKCMDYLDRAEQLKQYLKKKENSPPAKPVKESQSDDKGNENDGDGAEKKKMESQLSGAIVMEKPNIKWDDVAGLEGAKEALKEAVILPIKFPHLFTGKRTPWRGILLFGPPGTGKSYLAKAVATEANNSTFFSISSSDLVSKWLGESEKLVKSLFTLAREHRPSIIFIDEIDSLCGSRSENESEAARRIKTEFLVQMQGVGNNNDGILVLGATNIPWTLDSAIRRRFEKRIYIPLPEEHARSFMFKLHLGSTPNDLTEEDFAILGKKTEGYSGADVSIIVRDALMQPVRKVQSATHFKQVRGSSWNNPKVVVEDLLTPCSPNDLNAVEMTWMDVPGEKLLEPIVCMADMLRSLTNTKPTVNEQDLEKLKKFTEDFGQEG; encoded by the exons ATGGCCGGTGGAAACTTACAG AAAGCTATCGATCTTGCCTCCAAAGCTGCAGCGGAGGACAAAGCCAAAAACTACGAAGAGGCGCTCAGGTGTTATCAGTGTGCAGTGCAATACTTCCTCCATGTCGTCAAGT ATGAGACTCAGGGTGAACGGGCGGCGCAGAGCATCAGGGCCAAGTGTATGGACTACCTGGACAGAGCCGAGCAGCTGAAGCAATAtctgaagaagaaggagaacagTCCTCCGGCCAAGCCCGTCAAAGAGTCCCAGTCTGATGACAAAGG GAATGAAAACGACGGGGACggtgcagagaagaagaagatggaaaGTCAGCTCTCAG GTGCCATCGTGATGGAGAAGCCGAACATTAAGTGGGACGACGTCGCCGGACTTGAGGGAGCTAAAGAAGCCCTAAAAGAAGCCGTGATCCTGCCCATCAAGTTCCCTCACCTGTTCACAG GGAAGCGGACTCCTTGGCGTGGGATCCTTCTGTTCGGCCCTCCAGGAACAGGGAAATCCTACCTGGCTAAAGCGGTAGCCACAGAAGCCAACAACTCCaccttcttctccatctcctcctccgaCCTCGTGTCCAAGTGGTTGGGGGAAAGTGAAAA GTTGGTGAAGAGTCTGTTCACTTTAGCCCGAGAACACAGGCCATCCATCATTTTCATCGATGAGATCGACTCCCTCTGCGGCTCCAGGAGCGAGAACGAGAGCGAAGCTGCACGCAGAATCAAGACGGAGTTCCTCGTCCAGATGCAGG gtGTTGGAAATAATAATGATGGCATCCTGGTGCTGGGAGCCACAAATATACCGTGGACACTGGACTCAGCGATCAGGAGAAG GTTTGAGAAGAGAATCTACATTCCTCTGCCTGAGGAGCACGCCCGCTCCTTCATGTTCAAACTGCACCTGGGCTCCACCCCGAACGACCTGACGGAGGAGGACTTTGCCATCCTGGGCAAAAAGACGGAGGGTTACTCCGGAGCTGACGTCAGCATTATCGTCCGGGACGCCCTCATGCAGCCCGTCAGGAAGGTTCAGTCAGCCACTCACTTCAAACAG GTTCGCGGCTCATCATGGAACAACCCCAAAGTTGTGGTTGAAGACCTCCTGACTCCGTGTTCGCCAAATGATCTCAACGCCGTAGAGATGACGTGGATGGACGTTCCTGGGGAGAAACTCCTGGAGCCGATCGTGTGCATG GCTGACATGCTGAGGTCGCTGACGAACACCAAGCCGACGGTGAACGAGCAGGACTTGGAGAAGCTGAAGAAGTTCACCGAGGATTTTGGACAGGAAGGCTAA
- the plekhb2 gene encoding pleckstrin homology domain-containing family B member 2, translating to MAMVKSGWLHRQSTILRRWKRNWFDLWADGRLVFYNDQQRRDMEDEIHMRVDCINIRNSATCQELNPPEGKMRDALLQIVCRDGRVVSLCADSADDALAWTMALQDARINTVVATPQIGFGQEVMASAPPPYSEYASPPQVYAPGPYGEYVAPPPHATQIVYAADGQPYAVAYPYQYQGGYAAPGVNHVVIRERHRDDGGDVALGMLAGAATGLALGSLFSVF from the exons ATGGCGATGGTAAAGAGCGGTTGGCTCCATCGACAAA GCACCATACTGCGTCGGTGGAAGAGAAACTGGTTCGACCTGTGGGCCGACGGACGCCTCGTGTTCTACAACGATCAACAGCGGCGTGACATGGAGGACGAGATCCACATGAGAGTGGACTGCATCAACATCCGCAACTCTGCCACGTGTCAAG AGCTGAACCCACCGGAGGGAAAGATGCGCGATGCCTTGCTCCAGATAGTGTGCAGAGATGGACGGGTGGTCAGCCTGTGTGCCGACAGCGCAGACGACGCTCt GGCGTGGACCATGGCACTTCAGGATGCCAGAATTAACACG gtggTTGCAACTCCTCAGATCGGCTTTGGACAGGAAGTGATGGCATCTGCTCCTCCACCCTACTCAGAATATGCCTCCCCACCTCAG GTTTATGCTCCGGGTCCGTATGGAGAATATGTTGCACCTCCACCGCATGCTACACAGATCGTATACGCTGCTGATGGGCAGCCGTACGCTGTAGCTTATCCGTACCAGTACCAAG GTGGATACGCCGCTCCCGGAGTGAACCACGTCGTCATCCGTGAACGCCATCGTGACGACGGAGGAGACGTGGCTTTGGGCATGCTCGCTGGAGCGGCAACCGGTCTGGCGCTCGGCTCTCTCTTCTCCGTCTTCTAG
- the ing5a gene encoding inhibitor of growth protein 5a: MATAIYLEHYLDSIENLPCELQRNFTLMRDLDNRTEEKKGEIDKLAEEYIATVKNLASEQRVEHLQKIQNAYSKCKEFSDDKVQLAMQTYEMVDKHIRRLDADLARFENELKEKLEVSGYESTEGRGVKKSESRGLREKRASRGRGRKGSDEDSPRKKKIKNSPDLSDALLPMQPSDVLDMPVDPNEPTYCLCHQVSYGEMIGCDNPDCPIEWFHFACVDLATKPKGKWFCPRCTQDKKKK, from the exons ATGGCGACGGCGATCTACCTGGAGCATTACCTTGACA GTATTGAAAACTTACCATGTGAGCTGCAGAGAAACTTTACTCTGATGCGGGACCTGGACAACAGGACTGAAG aaaagaaaggagagatcGACAAACTGGCTGAGGAGTACATTGCAACTGTGAAGAACTTGGCCTCAGAGCAGAGAGTGGAACATCTGCAGAAGATCCAGAATGCCTACAGCAAGTGCAAAGAGTTCAGCGATGACAAAGTCCAGCTCGCAATGCAGACATATGAAATG GTGGACAAACACATCCGCAGACTGGATGCAGATCTGGCTCGGTTCGAGAACgagctgaaggagaaactgGAAGTGAGCGGCTACGAAAGTACCGAGGGAAGAGGAGTGAAAA AGAGTGAGTCGCGGGGGCTGAGGGAGAAGCGTGCAtccagaggaagaggaaggaaaggttCTGATGAAGATTCTCCTCgaaagaaaaagattaaaaacag CCCAGACTTGAGCGACGCTCTCCTGCCCATGCAGCCGTCAGACGTCTTGGACATGCCAGTCGATCCCAACGAGCCCACCTACTGCCTGTGCCACCAGGTGTCATACGGAGAGATGATTGGATGCGATAACCCAGAC tGTCCGATTGAGTGGTTCCACTTTGCTTGTGTTGATCTCGCCACAAAACCCAAAGGGAAATG GTTTTGTCCGAGGTGCACccaagacaagaagaagaaatga